In a genomic window of Raphanus sativus cultivar WK10039 unplaced genomic scaffold, ASM80110v3 Scaffold1133, whole genome shotgun sequence:
- the LOC108819644 gene encoding gamma-interferon-responsive lysosomal thiol protein-like — protein sequence MLVSAFMASMPRSKHLLLICYVSLLLCFVSLSSSSSDLSGASLPSSSKVSLSLYYESLCPTCSSFIVDHLVKLFDDDLISIVDLHLSPWGNTYLRPDNVTALCQHGAVECFLDTVEACAIDSWPKLSDHFPFIYCVESLVTEHKYDKWETCYEKLNLSSKPVADCLSSGRGQKLELKYAAETSALQPPHEYVPWVVVDGQPLYEDYENFISYICKAYKGNKVPGACAKYSSYNFIGSVKVNRFPLVCMKGVNTMWDLLERIKTSLSSYVNIRGLL from the exons ATGCTTGTGTCTGCATTCATGGCGTCGATGCCGAGGAGCAAACATCTTCTCCTGATCTGTTACGTTTCTCTGCTTCTTTGCTTTGTATCACTGTCGTCTTCATCATCTGATCTCTCTGGTGCATCTCTACCATCTTCGTCGAAAGTCTCGCTGAGCCTGTACTATGAGTCTCTCTGTCCAacctgttcttcattcatagtTGACCACCTCGTGAAGCTCTTTGATGACGATCTCATATCCATCGTTGATCTCCATCTATCTCCCTGGGGCAACACCTACCTCCGCCCCGACAATGTCACTGCCCTTTGCCAG CACGGGGCAGTTGAATGTTTCTTGGATACGGTGGAAGCGTGTGCCATTGATTCTTGGCCGAAACTG AGCGATCATTTCCCTTTCATCTACTGTGTTGAGAGTTTGGTGACAGAACACAAGTACGATAAGTGGGAGACTTGTTATGAGAAGCTCAATCTGAGCTCAAAGCCTGTTGCTGATTGCCTCAGCAGTGGACGTGGACAAAAA CTTGAGTTGAAGTATGCTGCAGAAACGAGTGCACTTCAGCCGCCTCATGAATATGTGCCATGGGTAGTCGTGGATGGTCAGCCACTTTATGAG GATTATGAAAATTTCATAAGCTACATCTGCAAGGCATACAAAGGTAATAAAGTGCCTGGAGCTTGTGCCAAGTATTCATCATACAACTTCATTGGCAGTGTGAAAGTGAATCGCTTCCCTCTGGTTTGCATGAAAGGAGTCAATACGATGTGGGATTTGTTGGAACGTATCAAAACCTCTTTATCCTCGTACGTCAACATCAGAGGCCTGCTATAA
- the LOC108822150 gene encoding protein CHLOROPLAST IMPORT APPARATUS 2-like isoform X1, whose amino-acid sequence MDTQRLPKKEEDDYQPSSTIESMNAFSQDQHNYSMDDFDSILDLNIDGSKCSQQLIWDFFKEDGEDEEEKRFSTDQEGSSSGVWDNMSADYEDKELGLKLNLNHQEVIDAWSDRRQQPLWTDNANLMAPTSAVYSGEVPVMDEERNTRREASVLRYKEKRQSRLFSKKIRYQVRKLNADKRPRFKVTLLLLPSTSTS is encoded by the exons ATGGATACACAAAGATTAcccaagaaagaagaagatgattatCAACCTTCCTCAACCATCGAGTCCATGAATGCTTTCTCTCAAGACCAACACAACTACTCTATGGATGATTTTGACAGTATTCTCGACCTCAACATTGACGGTTCAAAATGCTCTCAACAACTCATCTGGGATTTCTTTAAAGAAGAtggtgaagatgaagaagaaaaaagatttaGTACTGATCAAGAAGGCTCAAGTTCTGGGGTTTGGGATAATATGTCAGCGGATTATGAAGACAAAGAGTTGGGTCTGAAGCTGAACTTAAACCATCAAGAAGTTATTGATGCTTGGTCTGATCGCCGCCAGCAACCTCTGTGGACGGATAACGCAAACTTAATGGCTCCGACCAGTGCCGTTTAT AGTGGAGAAGTGCCGGTGATGGATGAAGAGAGAAACACGAGAAGAGAAGCGAGTGTGTTGAGATACAAAGAGAAGAGACAAAGTAGGCTCTTCTCTAAGAAGATAAGGTATCAAGTCAGAAAGCTCAACGCCGATAAACGACCACGTTTCAAGGTCACTCTCTTACTCCTTCCTTCTACTTCTACATCTTAA
- the LOC108822150 gene encoding zinc finger protein CONSTANS-LIKE 7-like isoform X2 yields the protein MDTQRLPKKEEDDYQPSSTIESMNAFSQDQHNYSMDDFDSILDLNIDGSKCSQQLIWDFFKEDGEDEEEKRFSTDQEGSSSGVWDNMSADYEDKELGLKLNLNHQEVIDAWSDRRQQPLWTDNANLMAPTSAVYSGEVPVMDEERNTRREASVLRYKEKRQSRLFSKKIRYQVRKLNADKRPRFKGRFVKRET from the exons ATGGATACACAAAGATTAcccaagaaagaagaagatgattatCAACCTTCCTCAACCATCGAGTCCATGAATGCTTTCTCTCAAGACCAACACAACTACTCTATGGATGATTTTGACAGTATTCTCGACCTCAACATTGACGGTTCAAAATGCTCTCAACAACTCATCTGGGATTTCTTTAAAGAAGAtggtgaagatgaagaagaaaaaagatttaGTACTGATCAAGAAGGCTCAAGTTCTGGGGTTTGGGATAATATGTCAGCGGATTATGAAGACAAAGAGTTGGGTCTGAAGCTGAACTTAAACCATCAAGAAGTTATTGATGCTTGGTCTGATCGCCGCCAGCAACCTCTGTGGACGGATAACGCAAACTTAATGGCTCCGACCAGTGCCGTTTAT AGTGGAGAAGTGCCGGTGATGGATGAAGAGAGAAACACGAGAAGAGAAGCGAGTGTGTTGAGATACAAAGAGAAGAGACAAAGTAGGCTCTTCTCTAAGAAGATAAGGTATCAAGTCAGAAAGCTCAACGCCGATAAACGACCACGTTTCAAG GGTCGGTTCGTGAAAAGGGAGACGTAA
- the LOC108820737 gene encoding uncharacterized protein LOC108820737 has product MEEENNNAGSDSDSSSVDEPQDHYEPISAVDVDGEHNDDEEEEDDYLPINGDGFSNGLANGHCMIPEAVDGISSVSINGHAEAKTDDTEEETETETTPDSEIRTAFEEDERRRRSPLQVENAARVMEAMRAISFPGTAPDWASDVNEDRWVDQLRRLRSTSQ; this is encoded by the exons ATGGAAGAAG AAAACAACAACGCCGGGAGCGACTCAGACTCTAGCTCCGTCGACGAGCCTCAGGACCATTACGAACCGATCTCAGCCGTCGATGTAGACGGCGAACATAACGacgatgaggaagaagaagacgattaTCTTCCTATCAATGGAGACGGCTTCAGCAACGGCCTCGCTAACGGCCACTGTATGATCCCGGAAGCAGTGGACGGAATCTCTTCCGTTAGTATAAACGGACACGCAGAGGCCAAGACTGATGATACCGAAGAAGAGACGGAGACTGAGACGACGCCGGATTCGGAGATCCGTACAGCGTTTGAGGAAGACGAGCGGCGTAGGAGATCGCCGTTACAGGTGGAGAACGCGGCTAGGGTTATGGAGGCAATGCGCGCCATCTCGTTCCCTGGAACGGCTCCTGATTGGGCCTCCGATGTTAATGAGGATCGTTGGGTTGATCAGCTTCGTAGATTGAGATCCACTTCTCAGTAA
- the LOC108820915 gene encoding uncharacterized protein LOC108820915: MGNSLRCCLACVLPCGALDLIRIVHLNGHVDEITRSITAGEILQANPNHVLSKPCSQGVVRKILILSPESELKRGSIYFLIPDSSLPEKKRRRKDGHKTLNNNPSAHLGEVKRGDQQCVKLNEKYLEEVASSTSNGKEHRHRRRHSRSASVSSWRPHLDSITEDLN; this comes from the coding sequence ATGGGAAACAGTCTAAGGTGTTGTCTAGCTTGTGTTCTTCCATGTGGAGCGCTGGACTTGATCAGGATCGTCCATCTAAACGGCCACGTCGATGAGATCACACGCTCAATAACCGCCGGGGAGATCCTCCAAGCAAACCCAAACCATGTCCTAAGCAAACCATGTTCCCAAGGAGTTGTCCGCAAGATCTTGATCTTGTCGCCTGAATCCGAGCTCAAGCGAGGAAGTATCTATTTTCTCATCCCTGATTCTTCCTTGCcggagaagaaaagaaggagaAAAGACGGTCACAAGACTCTCAACAACAACCCTAGCGCTCACCTCGGAGAAGTTAAACGTGGTGATCAGCAGTGTGTGAAACTGAATGAAAAGTACTTAGAAGAAGTTGCGTCGTCGACGTCAAATGGTAAAGAACACCGTCATCGCCGGCGGCACAGCAGATCGGCGTCGGTA